GCAGGAGGGTTCGTTCCGCATGGACGCCAATGTCTCCGTGCGTCCCCTGGGGGAGGAAAAGCTGGGCACCCGTACCGAGCTGAAGAACCTGAACTCCTTCCGTTTCCTGGAAAAAGCCATCAACTTCGAGGTGGACAGGCAGATCGATGTTATTGAATCCGGTGGCAAGGTGAATCAGGAAACCCGGCTCTACGATCCCCAGAAGGGTGAGACCCGCTCCATGCGCTCCAAGGAAGAAGCCAATGACTACCGTTATTTTCCGGACCCGGATCTGTTGCCTTTGGTCATCGACGAGGATTTCATCGCCGATACGGTGAAAGAAATGCCGGAGCTGCCCGAGGCCCGCCGTCAGCGATTCCAGACCCAGTACGGTCTCTCCGGGTACGATGCGGACGTTCTCACCGCGACCCGGGCCCAGGCGGATTTCTATGAAGTCGTGGTGGCGGAGGCCGGTGATGCCAAATTGTCCGCCAACTGGGTGATGGTGGAGTTGTTCGGCGCCCTGAACAAGGCAGGCCTGGATCTGGAGGCGAGCCCCGTATCAGCGGAACGCTTTGGTGGTCTGGTCAAGCGTATTGCGGACAACACCATTTCCGGAAAGATCGCCAAGACGGTGTTTGAGGTTCTGTGGGACAGCAAGGACTCTGCTGATGCCATCATCGAGGCCAAGGGGCTCAAGCAGATTACGGATAGCGGCGCCATCGAGTCCATCGTGGATGAAGTGCTGGCGGAAAATGCTCAGCAGGTGGAAAACTACCGTAATGCGCCTGCAGACAAGCAGCCCAAGATGCTGGGCTTCTTCGTCGGCCAGGTGATGAAGAAGAGCCAGGGCAAGGCCAACCCCAAGCAGGTCAATCAGTTGTTACAGGAAAGACTGAAGGGCTGAACCGGCATGGATGCGCTTCAGCGCCAGCGCATTCTCAGCGCTCAGCGCGATGCCTGGCGGCGGCATGGCTATCATCCCAATGCCTTGCTCTGGAGCAGCCGCGAAGTGCAGGAACAGCGTTTTCGGGTGTTGCTCGAGATGTCTGGCATCGGGGCCGGTGAAAGCCTGCTGGATGTGGGCTGTGGTTTTGGCGATCTGGCCTCCTGGCTGGAGCGCCAGGGCGTACCTGTCGAGTACACGGGTATCGATCTTTCTCCCGAGCTTCTCGAGGAAGGTGGGCGCCGCTTTCCTGATATCCGTCTTTGCCCTGGTGATCTGTTTGATTTCAACCCCATGCCGGAGAGTTACGATTGGGTGTGGCTCTCTGGAACCCTGAATCGCAACCTCGATGATGGCGGTGACTATGCGCGCTCTGTCATTGTCCGCATGTTCCGTGTCTGTCGCAAGGGAATTGCCTTCAATCTTCTGGATGCCCGGGACTCATGGACGGCCGGGCGCTGGGATCTGCAGAGCTTTCAGCCTTCTGAAATAGCGGCTCTGGTGGAAGATTGGTCGGATTCCCATGAAA
This sequence is a window from Thiolapillus brandeum. Protein-coding genes within it:
- the gatB gene encoding Asp-tRNA(Asn)/Glu-tRNA(Gln) amidotransferase subunit GatB, translating into MQWETVIGLEIHTQLTTHSKIFSGASIAFGAEPNTQACLVDLGFPGVLPVLNEAVVKKAILFGTAVEAEIARRSVFARKNYFYPDLPKGYQISQFELPIVGPGHVDILLGDGQEKRIGVTRAHLEEDAGKSLHEDFQGMTGIDLNRAGTPLLEIVSEPDMRSAKEALAYARKIHQIVTYLGICDGNMQEGSFRMDANVSVRPLGEEKLGTRTELKNLNSFRFLEKAINFEVDRQIDVIESGGKVNQETRLYDPQKGETRSMRSKEEANDYRYFPDPDLLPLVIDEDFIADTVKEMPELPEARRQRFQTQYGLSGYDADVLTATRAQADFYEVVVAEAGDAKLSANWVMVELFGALNKAGLDLEASPVSAERFGGLVKRIADNTISGKIAKTVFEVLWDSKDSADAIIEAKGLKQITDSGAIESIVDEVLAENAQQVENYRNAPADKQPKMLGFFVGQVMKKSQGKANPKQVNQLLQERLKG
- a CDS encoding class I SAM-dependent methyltransferase, producing the protein MDALQRQRILSAQRDAWRRHGYHPNALLWSSREVQEQRFRVLLEMSGIGAGESLLDVGCGFGDLASWLERQGVPVEYTGIDLSPELLEEGGRRFPDIRLCPGDLFDFNPMPESYDWVWLSGTLNRNLDDGGDYARSVIVRMFRVCRKGIAFNLLDARDSWTAGRWDLQSFQPSEIAALVEDWSDSHEIRDDYLKGDFSLVARKGRET